The following nucleotide sequence is from Paramormyrops kingsleyae isolate MSU_618 unplaced genomic scaffold, PKINGS_0.4 ups235, whole genome shotgun sequence.
CTCGGGAGACAACAAGATGAGTGGCCTCCGGGGCCCCCTGCTAGAGACACTTGGCATCGGGGATGAGAGACGCACTGTGTCACTTGACCGATACACGCACCCACGCCGGGTGGCCGTGCCCCCACTCATCAAAGCAGCTTCCACTGAAGCCCCGGGGGTAGGGGCAGTCAAGACCAAGGTGCTTTGCAAGAGTGCCTCATTCACCCAAGGAGACAATGAGCCCATCCCCCTGCATCGACGCTCTGGTGCTCCTCTTGAGATTCCCCTGGCTCAGAGGGAGGAGCAGAGGCTCCAGGAGGCCACATCCATGTCAGCTCTGACCGAACAGGCCAGGCTGGACTCACGGCCCGTCACCCCCAGAGAAGTTTGCTCCAAGCCACCTAGTCCTGTTCCAGAGGCTCCTGAGCAGAGCACAGTAGTAGGAAAGGAAGCAAAAGCTTTGGGAGACACAGAGAGCAGGATGGAAGATGAAGCAGCAGACATCACTGGGGAGACTCCCCAGGTGAGTCATCCTGAAAGGAAATCTAGCATGTTGGAGAACCCAGAGGGCAAACAAGAAAAGGTGGCCATTAGTAAACCATTGTCCCTGGAGCGTGAAATGCAGGCCCAGATTAGACCATATTCTGAAGTAGCTCCCAGGGTCATTCAAGAGTCAGATCATGTGGAAGAGAAGATGAGAGAAGAGGCAAACAGAAAGGAGTGTGAAGGCACTAAGAAAGAAGTGAGGAGCCAGAAGAGAACACCTGAAATAAGCATTTCCACCAAGTCTATTGTGGTGACACCAGGTCCCAGTAAGACCCCAGTGAGTCCTGCCACCCAGCCCAGCCGTGTGACGCTGCCAGATGGCAGGACATCTGCATACTCCAGTATCATGCAAACCATCCTGGTTCCATCTCTGCAGCTTGCAGAGATGCCTGCACTTGTTCCAGCACCTGCCCCCTCACCTATCCAGGCACCTAGCCTTAATCCCACCATCAGCCCTCTCAAACCCGAGTCCTCTCCCTCACTGGAACATCCTGCTGTGTTCTCCAGGGTGAGATCCAGGACCCCCACAAGCTCGATACCCTTACAGGAGCTGGCATTCAACCCCAGCATCAAAGATATCGCTTCAGAGGAGGTGTTTCAAGCCAGGTTCAAGAAACGTGAGTCATCTCTAACTCGTGGCTTGAAGATGCTGACCAAGCCTAAAACTGAGGAGAAAGTGAATGTTACGTCAGCTCCTACAGGCGATGAAGAGGTGTACCGCCCAAGCCCTGTAGGCGTGCCCCTAGAGTTCATCAGATATGAGACACCCAGGCTAGTGGAAAGGTCCATgtctgtccaggagctcaggcCAGCTGAGAAGGAGAGCTTCATGCGGAGGCTCTCCCTGCGGATGAAAAGGGCTCCATCAGCAGACAGGAAGGATGAGAGGAATAGAGAGGAACTGGCCAACTCCACCGTCACTGCACCCAGGCGCAGAGTCTCCTGGGCTGTTGGTCGCAGCAGGTCCCAGGAGAAGAATGAGCCTGATGGTGAGGTGGAGTGCTCACAGGACGAGGGAGGCAGCAGTACACCTAGGAGATCTGGTGAGTCACCAGTGCTGGCTATGCGCCGGAAGATTGGGTCCACGGTGGCTGGGATCTCCATGAGGATTCGGAGCCAGTCTGAAGAACGGAGGGAGGAGAGGAAGGCAGAAGAAAAGGAGGCCAAGCCAGAAAGCAGAAGGGCTCCTTTGATCTCCATCCTGCGCCGCTCGGGCTCTGAGGGAGGCAGCCAGCGGAAGGTGGCAGAGCCAAGAGCTGGAGAGTCCATGGAGTCCCTTGAGTCCACCTCCAGTTTGCAGTCAGCGAAGGGTAAGAGAGCCTGCCTGTCGCCTGGCCACTCTCGTCCACAAGGTTGGTGAGCCCTCACCGCAGTGTCAGCTTTTCGGTGTGCTAGCTGCTCTAACAGCCCGCACTCTCATTTAAAGGACTGGATGATGAACGCCGGTCGCGGTGGGACCGCTGGGGCCTGGGCAGGAGCAAGAAGGAAAAGACAGACATCCCGTCCTCCATTGTCCGGGGGAATGGTGCCCTCCAGAGGAACCAATACTCATGCTTGGCCTCTGGTACGGGGTGCATAGCACCAAAACGCTGCCTGAtacttgtttctttttttaggttgtttattttaaaagataCATGGCTGTTTCTGTCAGTCTGAATGATGTTATCTATACAGAAATAATTCTAACTGGCATTCTTGGGGAACATTTTAATACTACTCCTGATATTTGCATTTTGGTCCCAGTTAGCTGGTTAGTGACTGTTCCTGTTGGATCTCAAGGTTAGCAGGGGTTATACTGGAAGGTCTCTCATGATCAGCTTCACCTTCTGTTCAGTTTCCGTGTTGTTTCTGTTTTCCACACACCCACTTACATTTCCTGCCTCCCTAATGGACCTGAATAACAACCGGGATTCTTCTGGCAGGCCATATAATTGGTCATATTGTGTAGTTAAATCTAAGGGCTAATGTCAACCCCCCAGATTTCCCTCCAGTATTTCACATCAAGCTGAGGGACCATGTTCTGCTGGAGGGAGACCCAGTGACCCTCAGCTGCCTCCCAGCAGGAATCCCACACCCACGGATTGCCTGGGTGAAGggtgagcccccacccccccgcccagcccatcCTAATTATCATTCCACAGATTGTTTCCTGCTCTCTCTCAACCTCCAAACACAGCCTGACATCACACCTCATCATGCATTTCTAGATGTTTCATCACAAGCTACAGTTCACTGAAATTTGGTGACAGTGACCCACTAGTTACTTCACTGCAACAATAAGAATTTCATCCTATTCTACTGTCCATGCAATCATTTTAGATGAAAATGATCAGGCGATGACCACATTATTTCAGAGCCTGAGAGTTCCATTGAGATTGCTCAAGACTTTTACTTCTGAATAAGGGGAGCCCTCCGTCACCAGCCTGTGAGCCTCAGCTGTACTCAGTTTTCCTTCACAGACAAGAAGCCTCTGGATGTGGATGCCAGGATGAACATGATCGCTTGCCCTGACGGCCGACAGCTCCTCATGATCATGAAGACCACCAAGAAGGATGCTGGATTTTATGAGTGTGTGGCCACCAACCCCCTGGGCTCTGTTAGCAGCTCCTGcaccgtttccctcgcccgtaAGTACTTGCTATGACCTTCTCTACCCACGGTGACCCACTGTACCTGCAATGACCCCCCTGACCTGCTATGATGCACCTTGGCCCACTGTGCTTACTGAACCTGCCCTGACATGTCCTGACCTACTGTACCTGTCTGTAGACCTGTTGTACCTCCTGTACCTGCTATGACCCACTGTGCCCACTGTACCCACCCTGACTTCTTGTACCTACCATGACCCGCTGTACCCACCATGACCCACTGCTGCCTCCTGACACCTGCCGCATGGGGACCCCCACCTAAGGGTGCAGTGTTTGCCTGTAGACCTGCCATTACCCATCTCTCCAAGGGGTTTGATGGCCCTCTGTCACCTTTGCAGAGGGACACATACTATACTCATGCACAGAGACGTGGGTGTGACACTGCGCCCCGGATTAACCTCATGCTCGTGTGGTCAGTGCCTCTCCCTGTGATGTCACCCTCAGTACATACCAAGTCCCCGTCTCCTCCAGGTCTTCCAAATCAGCCTGGGACGCCAGAGATCCCCCAGCGGTACCGGGACACCGTGCTGGTACTATGGAAGCCCTCAGACACGCTGACGCCTTGCACCTACTCCCTGGAGAGGAGAACTGAAGGTGGGTGAGCAGAACCATCCCAGGTCCATACCTCCAGTGATCAGACACTTCAGCATAGCTGTGGTGGACACTGAGGCGCAAAGGTTTTTATTCACCTGCTTTTCACTAGGTGAAGAAAACTGGCTGATTGTAGCTACAGGTGTGGCTGACTGTTACTACAACGTGACAGACCTCTCAGCTGGGTACACCTTCAGGTTTAGGGTGGCTTGTGTCAACAAGGCAGGGCAGAGTCCTTACAGTAACGTCTCAGAGAAGGTGTGCTTGGACTCTTCAGGTAAGCACCTCCCATTTCCTCCATTTCTTACCAAAAAGATAAAGTTCATAGTCTAAGCTGAACCTTCTGTTCCCCAGCGACTCCTAAGGCAGCAGCCAGCATGATTATGAAGCCATCTGCATCTTCTGTCAGCTCAGCCATGCCCCTCAGGCCTGCTTCTGCTGCCATTCCCAGTAAATCTGGATTTGCTGTTTCTCACCCCACATCAACCCCTCCTCCATCCAATGTATCTTCCTTTTCTCAGTCACACGCCCTGCCCACTCATCCTGGTCCTGCCCAAGGAATTGTTCCTCCTGCAGCCCAAGCCCCACCTACCCATCCTGCTTCTGCCCAAAAAATTGTGCCTCCCACAGACAAAGCCCCTACAATCCGTTCTTCTTCCCACCAAGGATCTGCTCCCCCAACAGCTCAAGCCCCACCCATTCTTCTTGTGTCTGCCCATACTGAAGTCCCATCCCCTCCTGCACATGTTGCCACTCCCACTCAGTTTGTTCAGGAGTTTCAGGCACCGTCTTCAGTCCCCTCTACATCCACAAAAGCCAAGTCCACCCTGAACATCACTATGGGAAACCCGTCCCCTGGAGTCCAGCCCACAATCAGGACCACCCCCCCAAGAGTACTTCCTAAGTCATTGAGTCCTGTCAACGTGgtcccccccatgacccagtcTCCTCCTgtctccccacccccactggtCTCACCGTCCCCTCCTCTTGGCAGACCCATCTCCCCCATTCCCACGTATGTTCCCATGTCCACAGACCAGGCTACACCCCCAGCAACAGGCCCTACCCTCTTGTCCCCTGTAGTGATGGTGACCAGCCTGAGCCCCTTTGGGGAGGCTGCAGCCACCCCCTCAGTGCAAAAAGCACCTTCAGGAAAGCCAGGTGAGAGTACCTTGAGGCAGGGGGTGCCCCAGAAGCCATATACCTTCCTGGAGGAGAAGAGCAGGTCAGTAGCAGCCATGTTTCACCAGTGTCTACTTATTTAACATTCAAATGTCATACGGGGAAAGTGCTAAACCAGAAGAGAGTCAAGCCCTGTTCAGGTGGTGTTTACAGACAATGATGCATGACCCCAGGAGAGCTGCTTCTGTTGTATGTTTGATGCAGGGGTCTCCGCATAATCATATCAATGATTAGAGCAATTACCACTGTGTGAATACATTTAATGAGCCATGTAAAAACAAGGAGTTTATCATAATGGAAGCTTTAAGCTTATGTGTGTGTAAGATGGACCATGCATCCACTTGTGTATAAAATAACAGAGTCTCCCTACTTCTGGGGCCTTGCCATTTGGCTGACGTGTGCTGGACAGGGGCCGCTTTGGTGTCATCCGCGAGTGTCGGGAGAATGCCACAGGCCAGCTCTTTATGGCCAAGATTGTTCCGTACGAGTCAGAGAGCAAACAGGGCGTGCTGCGTGAGTACGAGGTACTGAAAAACCTGCACCATAGCAACGTGATGGTGCTGCACGAGGCCTACATCACACCACACTACCTGGTGCTCATCGCTGAGAGCTGCTCAGGCAAGGAGCTCCTGTACAGCCTTGTTGACAGGTCaggcatatgtgtgtgtggcgtGTACGGTGTGTGCAGCATGCGTGGGGCATGCTGATGACCCAGTACAACGTGCTCTCCCCAGGTACCGCTACTCGGAGGATGATGTGGTCAGCTTTGTGGTCCAGGCTCTGCAGGGCCTCGAATACCTCCACAACCGGCGCATTCTCCACCTGGACATCAAGCCTGACAACATTATGGTGTCGCCCACCAACGTACTCAAGATTGTGGACTTCGGCAGTGCGCAGAGTTTCAATCCGCTGTTCCTCAAGCCTCATAATTGTCACCTGTCTACCCTGGAGTTCATGGGTGAGTTGTCCTGCTCAGGTGATGGGTGAATTACCG
It contains:
- the LOC140587436 gene encoding striated muscle preferentially expressed protein kinase-like isoform X2; protein product: MECEIRSSIRQLLEGLGYLHQNDILHLDIKPENILMADRSSDQVRICDFGNAIELTPGDTHYCKYGTPEFIAPEVVNQTPVSKATDIWPVGVITYLCLTGVSPFAGENDRDTALNVRNYNVAFEEGMFAGVCWEGRGFIIKLLVADRLRPDTNECLRHPWFKTLTKGKSISTESLKQFLSRRKWQRSLISYKSKMVMRSIPEVLDDSSSHISIAVPRHLKEGTPPPSSSSDSDEDVDELPFIPMPLTVAFSGSRMSLNEISADDEVLGRPTSSALEAVGAEEPMECEPVSRGTGQTRKREAQEGDTMSEEESAQMAKQMRGPLCRGSSVESDKAESSQRRGELRRGSSADSALLLHITPEGGTTVTPKEEGGKSLKKAVSMELPRRSPSPSPGRLSQEDYALKLELMRQRLLRGSSGDNKMSGLRGPLLETLGIGDERRTVSLDRYTHPRRVAVPPLIKAASTEAPGVGAVKTKVLCKSASFTQGDNEPIPLHRRSGAPLEIPLAQREEQRLQEATSMSALTEQARLDSRPVTPREVCSKPPSPVPEAPEQSTVVGKEAKALGDTESRMEDEAADITGETPQVSHPERKSSMLENPEGKQEKVAISKPLSLEREMQAQIRPYSEVAPRVIQESDHVEEKMREEANRKECEGTKKEVRSQKRTPEISISTKSIVVTPGPSKTPVSPATQPSRVTLPDGRTSAYSSIMQTILVPSLQLAEMPALVPAPAPSPIQAPSLNPTISPLKPESSPSLEHPAVFSRVRSRTPTSSIPLQELAFNPSIKDIASEEVFQARFKKRESSLTRGLKMLTKPKTEEKVNVTSAPTGDEEVYRPSPVGVPLEFIRYETPRLVERSMSVQELRPAEKESFMRRLSLRMKRAPSADRKDERNREELANSTVTAPRRRVSWAVGRSRSQEKNEPDGEVECSQDEGGSSTPRRSGESPVLAMRRKIGSTVAGISMRIRSQSEERREERKAEEKEAKPESRRAPLISILRRSGSEGGSQRKVAEPRAGESMESLESTSSLQSAKGLDDERRSRWDRWGLGRSKKEKTDIPSSIVRGNGALQRNQYSCLASDFPPVFHIKLRDHVLLEGDPVTLSCLPAGIPHPRIAWVKDKKPLDVDARMNMIACPDGRQLLMIMKTTKKDAGFYECVATNPLGSVSSSCTVSLARLPNQPGTPEIPQRYRDTVLVLWKPSDTLTPCTYSLERRTEGEENWLIVATGVADCYYNVTDLSAGYTFRFRVACVNKAGQSPYSNVSEKVCLDSSATPKAAASMIMKPSASSVSSAMPLRPASAAIPMMVTSLSPFGEAAATPSVQKAPSGKPGESTLRQGVPQKPYTFLEEKSRGRFGVIRECRENATGQLFMAKIVPYESESKQGVLREYEVLKNLHHSNVMVLHEAYITPHYLVLIAESCSGKELLYSLVDRYRYSEDDVVSFVVQALQGLEYLHNRRILHLDIKPDNIMVSPTNVLKIVDFGSAQSFNPLFLKPHNCHLSTLEFMAPETVKGDVVGPPADIWSLGVVTYVMLSGRLPFQESDTLETEAKILAAKFDQTKLYQNVSQSASLFLKKIMCSYAWARPTIKDCFNNAWLQDAYLMKLRRQTLTFTTTRLKAFLVEQQRRRAEGVTKHKVLLRSYQSSTTMPTTSTAQ
- the LOC140587436 gene encoding striated muscle preferentially expressed protein kinase-like isoform X1, producing MECEIRSSIRQLLEGLGYLHQNDILHLDIKPENILMADRSSDQVRICDFGNAIELTPGDTHYCKYGTPEFIAPEVVNQTPVSKATDIWPVGVITYLCLTGVSPFAGENDRDTALNVRNYNVAFEEGMFAGVCWEGRGFIIKLLVADRLRPDTNECLRHPWFKTLTKGKSISTESLKQFLSRRKWQRSLISYKSKMVMRSIPEVLDDSSSHISIAVPRHLKEGTPPPSSSSDSDEDVDELPFIPMPLTVAFSGSRMSLNEISADDEVLGRPTSSALEAVGAEEPMECEPVSRGTGQTRKREAQEGDTMSEEESAQMAKQMRGPLCRGSSVESDKAESSQRRGELRRGSSADSALLLHITPEGGTTVTPKEEGGKSLKKAVSMELPRRSPSPSPGRLSQEDYALKLELMRQRLLRGSSGDNKMSGLRGPLLETLGIGDERRTVSLDRYTHPRRVAVPPLIKAASTEAPGVGAVKTKVLCKSASFTQGDNEPIPLHRRSGAPLEIPLAQREEQRLQEATSMSALTEQARLDSRPVTPREVCSKPPSPVPEAPEQSTVVGKEAKALGDTESRMEDEAADITGETPQVSHPERKSSMLENPEGKQEKVAISKPLSLEREMQAQIRPYSEVAPRVIQESDHVEEKMREEANRKECEGTKKEVRSQKRTPEISISTKSIVVTPGPSKTPVSPATQPSRVTLPDGRTSAYSSIMQTILVPSLQLAEMPALVPAPAPSPIQAPSLNPTISPLKPESSPSLEHPAVFSRVRSRTPTSSIPLQELAFNPSIKDIASEEVFQARFKKRESSLTRGLKMLTKPKTEEKVNVTSAPTGDEEVYRPSPVGVPLEFIRYETPRLVERSMSVQELRPAEKESFMRRLSLRMKRAPSADRKDERNREELANSTVTAPRRRVSWAVGRSRSQEKNEPDGEVECSQDEGGSSTPRRSGESPVLAMRRKIGSTVAGISMRIRSQSEERREERKAEEKEAKPESRRAPLISILRRSGSEGGSQRKVAEPRAGESMESLESTSSLQSAKGLDDERRSRWDRWGLGRSKKEKTDIPSSIVRGNGALQRNQYSCLASDFPPVFHIKLRDHVLLEGDPVTLSCLPAGIPHPRIAWVKDKKPLDVDARMNMIACPDGRQLLMIMKTTKKDAGFYECVATNPLGSVSSSCTVSLARLPNQPGTPEIPQRYRDTVLVLWKPSDTLTPCTYSLERRTEGEENWLIVATGVADCYYNVTDLSAGYTFRFRVACVNKAGQSPYSNVSEKVCLDSSATPKAAASMIMKPSASSVSSAMPLRPASAAIPSKSGFAVSHPTSTPPPSNVSSFSQSHALPTHPGPAQGIVPPAAQAPPTHPASAQKIVPPTDKAPTIRSSSHQGSAPPTAQAPPILLVSAHTEVPSPPAHVATPTQFVQEFQAPSSVPSTSTKAKSTLNITMGNPSPGVQPTIRTTPPRVLPKSLSPVNVVPPMTQSPPVSPPPLVSPSPPLGRPISPIPTYVPMSTDQATPPATGPTLLSPVVMVTSLSPFGEAAATPSVQKAPSGKPGESTLRQGVPQKPYTFLEEKSRGRFGVIRECRENATGQLFMAKIVPYESESKQGVLREYEVLKNLHHSNVMVLHEAYITPHYLVLIAESCSGKELLYSLVDRYRYSEDDVVSFVVQALQGLEYLHNRRILHLDIKPDNIMVSPTNVLKIVDFGSAQSFNPLFLKPHNCHLSTLEFMAPETVKGDVVGPPADIWSLGVVTYVMLSGRLPFQESDTLETEAKILAAKFDQTKLYQNVSQSASLFLKKIMCSYAWARPTIKDCFNNAWLQDAYLMKLRRQTLTFTTTRLKAFLVEQQRRRAEGVTKHKVLLRSYQSSTTMPTTSTAQ